TCCTGCTGCCGATGGCCCGGAAGTATCGCAATACCGCCGGCCGAAGAATTCCCAGGCTTCCCGCGTTGCCCATCCAGCCTGGCCGCGGAGCAGCAAGGTGACGTCACCCGTGCTCAGCAGCTAGATCGGGAGCTACACTGCCGATGCGCAAGGTTCTATTTTTCTGTTATGACCTGAAAGACGGCGGATCTCCACAGGTGGCGTCGGGCATTCTCAATCACCTGAACCGGGATGTGTTTAATCCGGTCTTGGTCACCTATTCGGAAGCGAGAGTTTTTCCAGTCCCTGAAGGAACCACCGAATACACTCTCCACATCCATGGGGGCGGCAGCCTGTTTCAGAAGCTGAAAGCCAACCTGACAGCGGTATTCCGACTGCGGCGGATAATTCGTCTGGAAGAGCCTGAGATCGCCGTCGGGATGGGTGGAATGACCAATTGGGGACTGATTCTGGCGGCTAGGCTGGCGAGGAAGAACACGAGCGTCATCATTGGGGAGCATGGAGCGGGGGCATTGAAGTATCGCGCAGATCGGGTGACGTCACTGATGATGCGTCTCCTCAACTGGTTCCTGTATCCGCTTGCCGACCGGATTGTCGCAATCTCCGACGGCGTGCGGCAATATCTTGTGAGAGAAATGAAGGTTGCGGAGGGGGAAATAGTTCTTATTCACAACCCGGTCGACATCAAAAGAATCCAGAAGCTGTCTCGGGAACAGGTCGACGATCCATGGTTGCATGACAGAGACAGGCCTGTGGTACTTTGGGTCGGCAGAATGGCAACCGTGAAGGGACTGGAATACCTGGTTGGCGCCTTCGAGCGCGTGATCAAGGAAATCGATGCCCGGCTGGTCCTGGTCGGTGAAGGCTCACTGGAGAATGCGATTCGTGAACTGGTCAGACAGAAAGGACTGCAGGAAAAGGTCCGCTTCGCAGGTTTTCAGAGCAACCCCTATCGCTACATGTCCCGGAGCTCCGTGTTCGCGTTTCCGTCCCTTAGCGAGGGATTTGGAATGGTTCTTGTAGAGGCCATGGCGTGCGGGCTGCCCGTGGTAGCGACGGACTGCGTGGCCGGGCCGTCGGAAGTCCTTCTGAACGGCAAATGTGGAATCCTGGTTCCGGTGGCCGATGAGGAGGCCCTGGCGCGAGGGATCGTTTCGCTGCTGACCGATACGGCCCTCCGTGAGCGACTGATCTCGGCTGCGATGGAACGGGTAACCGATTTCGAACCGGCTAAAGTGATCGCCTCATATGAGCGGCTATTTCTGGAATTGTGCAATGATCACCGGATTCAAGATCCCGTTCCTGCCGCAAGTTGATAGAATCATCCGGCATCGGCCGGGATAATCCTGATATGGGAAAAGTTCCAAGCCTTAACCTCCTTACCTGCAACTGGCACACGGGCTATCTCTACAACCTGTCGAAAATCGGGCATCAGTGGCTCGTCATGGGCGAATGGCAGGAGTGGAACCGTCCCATGCCGGCAAATTACAAGCTGGGAACATGGGACACCGCGCGGCGGGATTTCGCACGGTTTGACGCTGTGATCGGGCACGATGTTCGGCACGACCTGGGAAGGCTTCTTCCTTACTGCCTGCGCTACCATAAGCCTTACATTCAGGTCATCCATGGCCGAAGAGCGCGCAGCGGATTCAGCCGCAGCAGGATTCGCAGATTTGCGAAGCAGCTCTACTCCAGTGCCGTGCTGCGCCCTCTGGTTGTTCTGGGACTGATGAGGGTCGTGTTCATCTCTCCCTACGCGCGGTCCGATTGGGGATTCGATGGGACGACAATCGACCAGGGCATACCTCTGGATGAAATGGAGGCCTATCAGGGCACGGAGCGGTCTCTCCTGGTTGTCGGCAACACCCTGCACAGGGAGCATTTTGCCTTCGATGAGCTGATGGAAATCCGGAAACAGGTTCCTGTCACCGTCGTCGGCGAGAATCCGCACGTTCCTGGTTCCCGCCCTTCGAAAAACTGGGATGACTTGAGGTCGCTCTACTCACGCCACCGAGCGTATCTGAACCTTACACGTGAGCCCGAGGCCGGCCACAACCTGGCCTTGCTGGAGGCGATGGCCTCCGGTATGCCGGCGATTGCGCTGAAGCATCCGTTTACTCCCATCCGGGACGGCGAAAACGGTTTCCTGGTGGAAAACGTGTCGCAGGCTGTCGAGCGCGCGAAGCAGCTCCTGGGCAATGACGAACTCGCCAGAAGCCTGGGAAGGTGCGCCCAAGACACGGTCGAGCGTGATTTTTCGGTGAGTGCTTTTCGCGAGCGCTGGAGCGAACTGCTGGCGGACAGCATCGGAGCGGCGTTATCCCGGCGTGCTGTCGGAAGCGGGGCTGGCAAAGGAGAAACGAATCGTTTCTGAAATTACGGAGTGACTCGCTTTACGGGAAATGGACTGCTCCGGCTGCGCACCAGATCGAGGTATCAGGTGAAACTTCTGCTCGAAGACGGGTTCTCGGTGGAGAAAGGAACGGGCGTGGGCAGGTATACCGTGAACCTCGCGCGAGAACTGGGAAAGTATCCTGAAATCGAGGTTCTTCCGCCAGCGAGGAACCTGGTCCGGAAAATCCGCCCCTCGATCGCCCGGCGCCTCGCCTACGCAGCATGGCTCGAAACAGCTTTCCAGGCTCAGATTCTCAGACTTGATGCCGACGTCGTCCATTTTACAAACTACCTTGTACCGCGTAATCGCAAATCCAAGGCCAGGTTTGTGGCGTCCGTCCACGACTTGACTGCCTGGAAAATGCCTGAATCCCTTCCTCGGACCTATGTAAGTTATATCCGCAAAGCTATTTCGCGGGCAGTCAATGTTGCCGATCTCATTCTTTGCCCTTCGGCCTCAATAAGGAAAGAGGTCATCGAACGCTTCGGCCTGGCCAAAGAAAAGGTTCGGAGCGCCTGGAACGGGGACTCGCGTCTGCCCGAAGTACCGGCCGGAAGGTGCGAAGAACTTCGCCGTCAGCTTGCCAGTCGGTTGCGCCTCCATAAGCCCTACATCCTTTTCGTTGGTACGCTCGAACGGCGGAAGAATGTGACCACACTGGTGGAGGCGTTTGCCCGCGTCGCCGAGGAGTTTGACCTGCAGTGCGTGATGGTGGGCAAACCCGGCTTCGGGTTTCCGGAAATCAGGAGTTCAATTGAGCACCAGAGTTGTCGCGAACGGTATATCCTGGCCGGGTTCGTGACCGACGAAGAGCTTGCCTGGCTTTATACGCACGCTGAACTTTTTGCATTCCCTTCCTGGTATGAAGGATTTGGCACTCCATTGGTGGAGGCAATGTGTTTCGGGCTGCCGATTGTCGCCTCGCGCATCCCTTCCACAGAGGAAGTTGCGGCCGAGGCAGCCGTCTACTATGATAGCCCGCCAGACCATGAAGCATTGGCTGGCAAGATCAGTGAAGTTCTAAACAGTTCTGAAGTCAGGCGGGGATTGGGCCTGAGCGGTAAGCAACGGTCTGAAAAATTCAGTTGGAAGAACCTGGCCCGAACGCACATTGATGCCTACCGGTACTGTCTGAATGCCTGATGACTGGATCCACGAAACCCAAGCTCGGGCTGCACGCTGGCCACTCCTGTCCGGGGCTGACAGCTTAGTGAGCCAAACGGTGCCGTGCCACGCGGTCAGGTCGGGCAGCATCCCCCGCATCCGCAACAAAACAAAAGGCGCGAATTGACGACAGATACCGCCTGTGCTAGTCTAAGAACTTGTGTGAACCATGCCCCAAGTTCCCGATTTTGACCGGGCGTTTGGCCGCTGTCCCACTCCTCCTGGCAGTGATGATTGGAGGGTGGAGCTGCGCTGTTAAGCATAAGATCCGTCTTTCCCCACCGCCAGTTTCAGCCCCTCCCAGGCAAGCCACCGTTGCGGAGCTTGCCAGAGAGGTTGATGCGTGGAGCCAGCGCATTAGCACCATGACCGCAACCGTCGAGTTTAAGCCGACCACCGGCTCGGTCTATACAGGAGTCATCAACGAGTACCAGACCGTCGGCGGCTTTATCCTCCTGAAGAAACCAGCCACGATCCGCATTCTTGGCCAGGCGCCGGTGGTTAAGACAGAAATTTTTGACATGGTTTCCGACGGACGGCAATTTCGAGTTTCCATCCCTCCAAAAAACAAGTTCATCGAGGGAAGGGTCGACTACCGAGGATCGGCCAATCAGCCTCTGGAAAATCTCAGGCCCTCTCATATTCTGGATGCCCTGCTCATTCCTCCCGTCGATGAAACAAAAGAGAAGTTCTTCAATGAGGAGGTCCACGCGTCCAATGACAAGTACTATTACGTCATCAATGTCGTTGAACCGAACGGCTCGGGTGAGTTGGCCCTGAAACGGAAAGTGTGGATCGATCGCTCCGATATGAGTATTACCGGCCTTCAGCTTTACGGGCCCGGAGGAACGCTCGTGGAAGGTGTTGAATACACCGATTATCGCGACTTCCAGGGGATCCGTTATCCTGCCCAGATCACCTTGAATCGTCCGGAAGAAGGCTACACGCTTTCCATTACGGTGGAAAAGGCCACGTTCAATCAACCGATTCCGCCGGACAAATTTGTGTTGAAACAGCCGCCAAACTCAACCCTGGTCGAATTGGGCGGAGAAAAGTAGCCGGGGGAGGACCGTGGTCAACAGGATGATCTTCGAGAATATTCTTCACCGGCCGATCCGCACGCTGGTGAGCGTTCTGGCCGTGGCCATTGAGGTGGGGATGGTGATGCTCGTCGTCGGAATGACCCACGGCATGGTGAATGAAACGGCAAAAAGGGTCCAGGGCGTGGGAGCGGACATCATGGTGCAGCCTCCCGGCGCCTCGTTGTTCCTCGGGCTGACCCAGGCCCCAATGCCGGTCCAGGTGGGTGATCGTCTTGCGGAAATCCCGCATGTGCTGGCGGTAACCCCCGTGCTGTTGTTTCTCAACACGCGTGGCGGCATCAATCTGATTTATGGCGTTGATATGCCGAGCTTCAAGCGGGTGAGCGGCGGATTTGTCTACCTGAAAGGCGGTCCCTTCGAGCATCCGTATGACATGCTTGTGGACGACTGGTATGCCCGTTCGAATGACGTAAAAGTTGGGCAAACGCTGAATCTGCTGAATAACAACTTCCGCGTCTCCGGTATTGTTGAGCACGGCATGGGAGCGCGGATTTTCATTCCCTTATCGACCGCCCAGGACCTTACCGGGGCGCATGATAAAGCTTCGATCTTTTATATCAAGTGCACCGACCCCGGATACATTCCGTCTGTTTCCACGGCGATTCGCAACCTGCTGCCGACGCACCAGATCCTCGCCGTCAAGGAATATGTCTCGCTGATGACGTCGAATGATCTTCCCGCGTTGGACGCCTTTATTACGGCCATGATTGCGGTAGCGGTGGGAATCGGCTTTATGGTCATTTTTCTTTCGATGTACACGACAATTACTGAAAGAACGCGCGAAATCGGTATTTTAAAGTCACTGGGGGCAGGCAAAAGGTATATCATAGGTGTGATACTGCAGGAAGCCGGACTGCTCAGCATCATCGGCATCCTTGCAGGATATGGAGGAACGTGGCTGGCAAGAAAAGGCATTGTGGCGGCGTTCCCTACTTTAACCGTTGAATTGACCTTACATTGGGCGCTCTGGGCGGGACTGCTGGCCCTGGGAGGTTCATTGATGGGCGCCTTCTACCCGGCAATACGTGCGGCCCGCCTCGACCCAGTGGACTCGCTGGCGTACGAGTAGGAGAACGTTGGAGCACGATGGGATCTATATTTCTGGAGACCGCTGCGGAGGAAAGCCGGAACAGATTTGGTTGTATGGAACCCATTATCTCAACGGAGAACCTGACAAAAACCTATCGAGTCGGGAAAGTTGACGTTCCGGCGCTGCGCGGGGTGGACCTTGTCGTCCAGGAAGGAGAATTTCTCGCTGTTGTGGGGCCCTCCGGATGTGGCAAATCAACCCTGCTGCACGTCCTGGGAGGTTTAACCCGGCCCAGCGGCGGCCGCGTGCTGGTGGATGGCAACAACTTCCTCGAGATGAACGACGGGGAACGCACAAAATTTCGCCGCCACAAGATCGGTTTTGTATTCCAGCGGTACAATCTGCTGCCCACCCTGACTGCCAGGCACAACATCGCGATTGCACAACACATTCAGGGTGACGGATTCAATCCGCATCGGTTCGGCTCAGTGGCGGAGATGCTGGGCATTAGAGACAAGCTGGACCGTAAACCTTATGCGCTCTCAGGTGGCGAGCAGCAACGCGTGGCGATTGCGCGCGCGGTTATCTGCGAGCCTAAGCTCCTGCTGGCCGATGAGCCCACTGGCAACCTGGACACTGAAAACTCCCAGGTTGTGCTGAACATGCTGCGAAACCTGAACCGGGACTTTCGCCAGACCATCCTGATGATCACGCACAACCCGGAGGCGGCTTCAGTGGGCGACCGGATTATTCGCATGCGTGACGGCCGAGTCGTTTCCGATTGATTCCACAAGCTTTTCTCGATATCTTACCAATAACACTTGTATGGCACCTGGCACCGAGTTCGGCGAAGAAACCGTTCAGCGCCCCAACGTACACGCGGCGGGCGCCAGGCGCCCGTCTCTCGGCTTCAAGATCAGGCTGGTGATCAAGCGGGCGATTTTCTGGTCTTACGAGCGGGGAAGCTGGCAATATGACGTCATCTGCCTGCTGATTCTGGCCTTCATTTTTCTCTCTCCCACCGAGTGGTTCCACGATCGCCCTCGCCTCCAGTTGAGTGACTTACGACACGTCCAGGGAATTGTTGAAGTCAGTCACACAGACCAGGTGTGGGTCTATCAACTGGATGCCAGGCTTGTGGAATCGCTCGGGAAAGTTCCCGTCAACGACGCTGTACATCAGTTGCTCCTGCAACGCGTTACGCCGCCCTTCGAGATAAGGTCCATCAGCCCGATCCTCGGAACAGGGGACGTAATTCTCGGCTACACGGTCGAGCTCAAACGCTGAGAAGGCATCCCTCGGCCGCCGAGGGGACTCTTATGGAACAGGGCTATTGCGTGACATGAGCATGTCCGGAATCAAATCAAAGGGTGTTTGCATCTGCCTATCTTGCGTTTTGCTGGCGATAAACGCCCTGCCGGTTTTTTCAAAAGCCCGGAAGGAGCGGTTGGACCTCACTCAAGTCCTTTCCCATATGGACCAGACTGCCAAACGCCTCAAGACGCTCTCCGCGGACCTCGAGTACACTAAAGTGACGGTCCTGGTCAATGACTTTTCCACAGAATCCGGCGAGCTGTATTTTCGAAATTCGAAAACACCCGATATCCTTATCAAGTTTACGGCGCCGGTACCTAAGATCATCCTTTTCAGGAAGAACAAGGCGGAGATCTACCAGCCAAAAATCAATCAGATCCAGGAATTTGATCCCAGCAAGCATTCTCAACTGATCCAGCAGTTTCTGCTGCTGGGATTCGGCACCCAGTCGGACGACATGCAAAAAGTCTATGCGGTGAAATACCTGAGAGAAGAAGGGTTGGGCGGGGATACGACTGCCCTTCTGGAACTGACTCCCCGGGAGGAGAGCGTGGCGTCTCAGCTTTCAAAGGTCCAACTTTGGATCAGCGAGGAATCCTGGCTTCCGGTGCAGCAGAAGTTTTTTGAGGCGGGCGGCGATTACTTAGTGGCCCGTTACAGTTCTGTCAAGGTTAATCGCAATCTGCCATCCTCCACCTTTCAGATCCACGTTGCAAAGGATGCCAAGCGGGTCAGGAGGTAAGCGCTTCCTGCAAAGCGACTTGCCGTGAACGGTCTCGCCGATTGAGAGCCGGTTCTTACGCTTCGACCGTCCCTTTCCACATTTGAGAGTGAAATGGTTGCAGATTGCGTCAATCTTGTCGTATATCTATAATTTAGCAGGCGATAATGGGCAAGTTTGAGGAATCCCAGCTTCCCAGGATCATATTTCGCATGCACCGTCGGGGCTGTTTGGGAGCATTGCATTCCGCGTTCGCGGGTTTAGTGGTGACTTGATCTTGATGAACAAAGTCGCTCTGAAGCGAAAATCCCGATTTGTTCGCACGAGAGTGCGAGAGCTTCGGATGATCTCCAAAGCCTTGCTCTCCTCTCGGCATCCCGTCCTTGCCCACATCATCCCTATTCGCCGCTGCAACCTTTCCTGTGCCTACTGCAACGAGTACGACAATTTTTCCAAGCCGTTGCCGCTTGAAACGATGTATCGCCGGCTTGACCGCCTGTCCGATCTGGGGACGAGCATCATAACCATCAGCGGGGGCGAGCCGTTGCTCCATCCGCAGCTCGAAGCTATCATCAGGCATATTCGGTGGCGCGGCATGATGGCCGGCATGATCACCAACGGCTATCTGCTGACGCAGGCGCGAATCAACTCCCTGAACGATGCGGGGCTCGAACATCTCCAGATCAGCATCGACAACGTCAAGCCCGACGACATCTCAAAGAAAAGCCTGAAAGTGCTTGACCAGAAGTTGCAACTGCTTGCCGGGCATGCGGTGTTTCAGGTCAATATCAATTCGGTTCTGGGCAGCGCCGTCAATGATCCCGAGGACGCGCTCACCGTTGCACGCCGCGCCATCGAACTCGGTTTTACGTCCACGGTTGGCGTCATCCACGATCATGAAGGGCAGTTTCGTCCGCTCAGCGCGCAGCAACAAAAGATATTCAGCACCATCATGGGCATGGGCAAGCGCTCATACTCACGATTTAATCGCCATCAGAAGTATGTGGCCCAGGGGATTCCGCGCGATTGGCGATGCCGCGCCGGAAGCCGCTATCTCTATGTCTGCGAGGACGGCCTGGTCCATTACTGCTCGCAGCAGCGGGGTTATCCCGGCATCCCTCTGGAAAACTACACACCGCAGCACCTTTACCACGAGTACCGCACCATCAAATCGTGCGCCTCGCGCTGTACCATCCAGTGCGTGCAGCACATCGCGCTGCTTGATAACTGGCGCGATCCCCAGACCCAGCCCGGATTTGAGCGGCCCGTCGAGCCGGTGGGAGAACTCCAGCCGACCGTTCCCGACAACTAAACCTGCTCATCCGGGCAGTCTTCTTTGCCGAACGCCCGGCCTGTATTCAATTTCCATTCCAATTGTGCGAGCACACCGCCGAGCACGCGCACATCGTGGTTGCTCAAGCGCAGGTCGATCAACAGCCGGCGGAGTTTCAAAACCTGCGCCTGCTTTCCCTTGGGCTTGAAATAGCCGGCGTGGTCCAGGAGCCTGGCGGCACGATCGAGGATGTGGTCGAGCGATTGAAGGTTGGCCGGCAATGACGAATGCGCGCGCCCGCTGGCGGCAGCGTGGGGAAATCCAGCGGCTCGCGCCAGCTCAAAGCAGACAACCGCTACGGATTGTCCCAGGTTCATCGAGGGGCACTCGCCGGTTGTAGGAATCCGCACCAGCATGTGGCAGTAACTCAAATGATCATTCAATAAGCCGGTCTTTTCAGAACCAAACAAGACCGCAGCGCGCGCCCGGGCGGGAAGCTTCACTGCGGTTGAGGCGAAGTCGGTGAGCAGAACGGGACCACGATCCAGGTTTCGTCGCGAGCCCGTCGTGGTCCCCACCACGAAGTTGCAGTCGCCAATTGCTTCGGGAAGCCGGTCTGCCATGCGCGCCGATTTCAGGACATGCCCAGCGCCGACGGCCGAACGGGCCTCCCTCCAGACAGGGTCATATGGGGCCACAATCACCAGGTCATCAAAACCGAAATTGGCCATGGCGCGTGCAGCGGCGCCGATGTTGAGGGGATTGCGGGGCCGCACCAGCACCATGCGCCAATTCACTCCAGCCACTTTCATGCACAAGATTTTACCAGCGGAAACACCTGTCCCGGAGGGCCAGGCTATTTTTTGGGCGTGGAACTGGAAGGAGGAGTATTGGCATCCGGCGGGGCCGGCTTGGCCGGGTCGATCGACTCGACAGCCTTAATCACGGAACTTGCCTTGAACTGTTTGTAATCCGTGTAGCGGATGATCTCTTTGATGTGCACCGGGCCCGATGCGAAATAGAGGGTGTCGTCCGCCAGCGTAAAAGTGGGAAACCAGAATTTGCCGTCGATCTGCTGCCGCCAGGTCGTGAAGGATGGGAAAAAGTTTTGCTCCTTGCTGGTGTTCACCTCTGGCACCTGGCGTCCCTGGGCCTTGACAATCTGCAGATCGCGATCGTCCACCCAAACCACACCCTTAAAGTATTGCTTATGTTTCTTGATTTCTATTGGGCGGATGGAGAAGACATAGGCCGTAATGTAATCCACTTTCACGTGACCGAGATACTTGATCTCATATTCATTAAGCTCGTCGGTGGTGAGAACGAAAGGCTGGATGCTGCGCATCGCATCCAGGTCCTGCTCGGTCATCGTCACCTCCGTCAGCGAGCTCGTAGGCGCATACGTAACCTTTTCGATCCGGTGTCCCTGGTCGTCAAAAAGAATGTCCCAATTCTGCTGCCACATGCCGTTGACCCTGCCGTCAGCGTCCAGCGTTTCAACTTTGTTGATCTGACGATAGGTGTAATTATCCCTGGCCTGCTTGAACGTCAGTTCTTTAGCTGCAAAGGCGTGAATGATGTTCTGGATCTGGGCGGGGCTGGGATCGCTCAGGTTCGGCGAAGGAGCCTCCGTCGCCTGCTTTGACCCTGCCGTCAGGGGAGGCGGAGCCTCGCCCCCGGCAGACTGTGCAGAACTGCTGGAAGGACGGGCGATCGCATCGTTAATCTTTTGATTGACCGCCGAAGTCCTGGAGCTTTGCGACGAGGCGGTCGATGCGGGCGGATTGGATATATTCGTGACCTGGGGACCGGAGCCGGGGAGTTCAGGGTTTATGCCCGAACTCGAACCAGGAGCTCTCTGGGAGGCTTCCGTGGCAGGGCCCGACTTTTTCGCCGCGCTTTGGCGATTGCTGCTAACCATCGCGTCAATCAGCGCCTGCGTAGCGCCCTGCTTCTGGAATTTTTGAATCAGCTCCGGAGTCAACTGAAAGTCCACGCCCCGCTGCTCCACCAGCGTGATCATCTTCGACTCGGAAGCGCCGCCAATCAGGAGCAGAGTAATGTCGTCCTGGCTCAAGGGTTGAGCGCCGCGCAGCGGAAGCACAAAAATTCCGGCCAGCGCCACCAGGAGTGCCAGCGACTTGAGATATGACCTTGTTTGAGGAATTGTTTTGATGCCCATTTAATTAATGCACTGCCCTCAACCGCCTCCCCTGGGGCCTAATGATGTAGAAGTCGCCTTGGGATAAAAAGGTTGCTCGGCGGTCCCCGGGAACCTGCTCCCGGTGGGGCCCCAAGGTCTCCCTTCTGCCCCCTCCAGGCGGTTCGGCGCTTTTGCGGCTACTTTAATTATAGCATCGGGCGCCGGCGCGTCGGAAGTGGCCAACGAACCCGCGAACCAGACCGTGGCGGAGGCCGCTCGCAAAATCCGCGGCTGCGGAAGCTGGCCGGTCGAATAAGGAGCTGCAGCCAGGAAAAAGGACTGGCGGGCATATGCGGAGAGGGAATAACTCCTGCGCATTTGCTTGCCTGAAATGCCAAATATGCTACACTACCGAGTCGCAAGAGCATCGTTATTCTCTGAGTGCCTCTGAATTTGCGTAGGGCGTTGCTACCACTGGCGGCGTGGCGTCCCTCGAAATCGCGGATTCGCTCAAGAGCCCAGGACGCTTCTTTCTTATCTGATCGAGGTGCAAAATGGTGAAACACTTGTTGCTGTGCTGTGCCATTCTTGGATTCGTCACGGCGCCCGGAATGGCCCAGAGTGGCGGCTGGAAGCAGCTTTTCAACGGGAAGAATATGGAGGGCTGGGAGCACGTGGGGCCCGGCGGCTTCAAGATTGCCGACGGCCTGCTGGAATCATACGGAGGCATGGGACTGCTGTGGTACACGGGCCGGAAATTCGGCGATTACCAGATTCGTGTCGTCTACAAAATGCGCGACAAGAATGACAATTCCGGCGTCTTCATCCGAATTCCGATCGAACCGCGCGAACCCTGGATGCCCGTCTATTACGGCTATGAAGTTCAAATCGACAATGACCCGAAAGGGGAGACCAAGGAGTATCATTCCACCGGATGCCTTTACTCCATCTCGAAGGCCCTTGCCTATCCTGGGAAGGGATCGGGACAGTGGAACACCATGGTGATCACG
This portion of the Terriglobia bacterium genome encodes:
- a CDS encoding ABC transporter ATP-binding protein — encoded protein: MGSIFLETAAEESRNRFGCMEPIISTENLTKTYRVGKVDVPALRGVDLVVQEGEFLAVVGPSGCGKSTLLHVLGGLTRPSGGRVLVDGNNFLEMNDGERTKFRRHKIGFVFQRYNLLPTLTARHNIAIAQHIQGDGFNPHRFGSVAEMLGIRDKLDRKPYALSGGEQQRVAIARAVICEPKLLLADEPTGNLDTENSQVVLNMLRNLNRDFRQTILMITHNPEAASVGDRIIRMRDGRVVSD
- a CDS encoding glycosyltransferase — encoded protein: MGKVPSLNLLTCNWHTGYLYNLSKIGHQWLVMGEWQEWNRPMPANYKLGTWDTARRDFARFDAVIGHDVRHDLGRLLPYCLRYHKPYIQVIHGRRARSGFSRSRIRRFAKQLYSSAVLRPLVVLGLMRVVFISPYARSDWGFDGTTIDQGIPLDEMEAYQGTERSLLVVGNTLHREHFAFDELMEIRKQVPVTVVGENPHVPGSRPSKNWDDLRSLYSRHRAYLNLTREPEAGHNLALLEAMASGMPAIALKHPFTPIRDGENGFLVENVSQAVERAKQLLGNDELARSLGRCAQDTVERDFSVSAFRERWSELLADSIGAALSRRAVGSGAGKGETNRF
- a CDS encoding outer membrane lipoprotein-sorting protein, with the translated sequence MTATVEFKPTTGSVYTGVINEYQTVGGFILLKKPATIRILGQAPVVKTEIFDMVSDGRQFRVSIPPKNKFIEGRVDYRGSANQPLENLRPSHILDALLIPPVDETKEKFFNEEVHASNDKYYYVINVVEPNGSGELALKRKVWIDRSDMSITGLQLYGPGGTLVEGVEYTDYRDFQGIRYPAQITLNRPEEGYTLSITVEKATFNQPIPPDKFVLKQPPNSTLVELGGEK
- a CDS encoding ABC transporter permease, whose translation is MVNRMIFENILHRPIRTLVSVLAVAIEVGMVMLVVGMTHGMVNETAKRVQGVGADIMVQPPGASLFLGLTQAPMPVQVGDRLAEIPHVLAVTPVLLFLNTRGGINLIYGVDMPSFKRVSGGFVYLKGGPFEHPYDMLVDDWYARSNDVKVGQTLNLLNNNFRVSGIVEHGMGARIFIPLSTAQDLTGAHDKASIFYIKCTDPGYIPSVSTAIRNLLPTHQILAVKEYVSLMTSNDLPALDAFITAMIAVAVGIGFMVIFLSMYTTITERTREIGILKSLGAGKRYIIGVILQEAGLLSIIGILAGYGGTWLARKGIVAAFPTLTVELTLHWALWAGLLALGGSLMGAFYPAIRAARLDPVDSLAYE
- a CDS encoding glycosyltransferase family 1 protein; translation: MKLLLEDGFSVEKGTGVGRYTVNLARELGKYPEIEVLPPARNLVRKIRPSIARRLAYAAWLETAFQAQILRLDADVVHFTNYLVPRNRKSKARFVASVHDLTAWKMPESLPRTYVSYIRKAISRAVNVADLILCPSASIRKEVIERFGLAKEKVRSAWNGDSRLPEVPAGRCEELRRQLASRLRLHKPYILFVGTLERRKNVTTLVEAFARVAEEFDLQCVMVGKPGFGFPEIRSSIEHQSCRERYILAGFVTDEELAWLYTHAELFAFPSWYEGFGTPLVEAMCFGLPIVASRIPSTEEVAAEAAVYYDSPPDHEALAGKISEVLNSSEVRRGLGLSGKQRSEKFSWKNLARTHIDAYRYCLNA
- a CDS encoding DUF1080 domain-containing protein yields the protein MVKHLLLCCAILGFVTAPGMAQSGGWKQLFNGKNMEGWEHVGPGGFKIADGLLESYGGMGLLWYTGRKFGDYQIRVVYKMRDKNDNSGVFIRIPIEPREPWMPVYYGYEVQIDNDPKGETKEYHSTGCLYSISKALAYPGKGSGQWNTMVITLDGPHTIVTVNGVKVTDYTEGQAAPPRKFNFEPYRGPRPNEGYFGLQNHSNNDIVFFKEVAVRPLQK
- a CDS encoding glycosyltransferase encodes the protein MRKVLFFCYDLKDGGSPQVASGILNHLNRDVFNPVLVTYSEARVFPVPEGTTEYTLHIHGGGSLFQKLKANLTAVFRLRRIIRLEEPEIAVGMGGMTNWGLILAARLARKNTSVIIGEHGAGALKYRADRVTSLMMRLLNWFLYPLADRIVAISDGVRQYLVREMKVAEGEIVLIHNPVDIKRIQKLSREQVDDPWLHDRDRPVVLWVGRMATVKGLEYLVGAFERVIKEIDARLVLVGEGSLENAIRELVRQKGLQEKVRFAGFQSNPYRYMSRSSVFAFPSLSEGFGMVLVEAMACGLPVVATDCVAGPSEVLLNGKCGILVPVADEEALARGIVSLLTDTALRERLISAAMERVTDFEPAKVIASYERLFLELCNDHRIQDPVPAAS
- a CDS encoding TrmH family RNA methyltransferase gives rise to the protein MNWRMVLVRPRNPLNIGAAARAMANFGFDDLVIVAPYDPVWREARSAVGAGHVLKSARMADRLPEAIGDCNFVVGTTTGSRRNLDRGPVLLTDFASTAVKLPARARAAVLFGSEKTGLLNDHLSYCHMLVRIPTTGECPSMNLGQSVAVVCFELARAAGFPHAAASGRAHSSLPANLQSLDHILDRAARLLDHAGYFKPKGKQAQVLKLRRLLIDLRLSNHDVRVLGGVLAQLEWKLNTGRAFGKEDCPDEQV
- a CDS encoding outer membrane lipoprotein carrier protein LolA; protein product: MDLTQVLSHMDQTAKRLKTLSADLEYTKVTVLVNDFSTESGELYFRNSKTPDILIKFTAPVPKIILFRKNKAEIYQPKINQIQEFDPSKHSQLIQQFLLLGFGTQSDDMQKVYAVKYLREEGLGGDTTALLELTPREESVASQLSKVQLWISEESWLPVQQKFFEAGGDYLVARYSSVKVNRNLPSSTFQIHVAKDAKRVRR
- a CDS encoding radical SAM protein yields the protein MNKVALKRKSRFVRTRVRELRMISKALLSSRHPVLAHIIPIRRCNLSCAYCNEYDNFSKPLPLETMYRRLDRLSDLGTSIITISGGEPLLHPQLEAIIRHIRWRGMMAGMITNGYLLTQARINSLNDAGLEHLQISIDNVKPDDISKKSLKVLDQKLQLLAGHAVFQVNINSVLGSAVNDPEDALTVARRAIELGFTSTVGVIHDHEGQFRPLSAQQQKIFSTIMGMGKRSYSRFNRHQKYVAQGIPRDWRCRAGSRYLYVCEDGLVHYCSQQRGYPGIPLENYTPQHLYHEYRTIKSCASRCTIQCVQHIALLDNWRDPQTQPGFERPVEPVGELQPTVPDN